In one window of Prevotella sp. E13-17 DNA:
- a CDS encoding DUF3108 domain-containing protein: MIKRIIFTAIIGMMSVISMNAQSCGIENKAFKSGEFLVYDLYFNWKFVWVKVGSASMSTMESRYAGKKVFRSSLTTRGNQKLDGIFVMRDTLLSYCDAATLAPVYFRKGALEGKRYYVDELWYSYPGNNCRLKMHRIDADGEHTWKNKEYTDCVYDMMSIFLRARNFDASKMKKGDIIPMPISDAKHLTNSWLKYRGKENFKVDGTGEKFRCLVFSFYEKEDGENHELIRFYVTDDQNHLPVRLDMFLSFGSAKAFLKGYKGVRNPMTAKTK; the protein is encoded by the coding sequence ATGATAAAGAGAATCATTTTTACTGCTATCATAGGCATGATGAGTGTCATCAGCATGAATGCACAGTCGTGCGGCATTGAGAACAAAGCCTTTAAATCGGGCGAGTTTCTGGTCTATGACCTCTATTTCAACTGGAAATTCGTATGGGTGAAGGTAGGCTCTGCCTCCATGTCAACCATGGAGTCGAGATATGCCGGCAAAAAGGTGTTCCGCAGCAGTCTGACCACCCGCGGCAACCAGAAGTTGGATGGCATCTTCGTGATGCGCGACACGCTGTTGTCCTACTGCGATGCCGCCACGCTGGCACCAGTGTATTTCCGCAAGGGTGCCCTGGAGGGCAAGCGTTACTATGTGGACGAGCTGTGGTACAGCTACCCTGGCAACAACTGCCGACTGAAGATGCACCGCATCGATGCCGACGGTGAGCACACCTGGAAGAACAAGGAATACACCGATTGTGTTTACGACATGATGAGCATCTTCTTGCGTGCTCGCAACTTCGATGCGTCGAAGATGAAGAAGGGTGACATCATCCCCATGCCCATCAGCGATGCCAAGCACCTGACCAACTCGTGGCTGAAGTACCGCGGCAAGGAGAACTTCAAGGTGGACGGCACCGGCGAGAAGTTCCGTTGTCTGGTGTTCTCGTTCTATGAGAAAGAGGATGGCGAGAATCACGAGCTGATTCGCTTCTACGTGACCGACGACCAGAACCACCTGCCCGTAAGACTTGACATGTTCCTGAGCTTTGGATCGGCCAAGGCCTTCCTAAAAGGTTACAAGGGCGTACGCAACCCGATGACAGCAAAAACAAAGTAA
- a CDS encoding GH3 auxin-responsive promoter family protein: MDFTGIARMVFASRAREIERYNNEAEALQRAALNHLLTKAKDTEYGRKHLFAATRGYEDFVKNTPVNTYEELKGDIDRMRHGESDVLWPGRVKWYAKSSGTTNDKSKFIPVSPDGLKRVHYHGGTDAVVLYLRNNPQSRMFSGKGLILGGSHAPNYNLPGSLVGDLSAILIENINPMVNLFRVPAKETALLSDFEIKRDRIAKEAMNKDVTNLSGVPSWMLSVLNRVMELSGKQHLEEVWPNLEVFFHGGVAFTPYREQYQQLITSPRMHYMETYNASEGFFGLQDDPADKSMLLMIDYDVFYEFQEMGTDHIVPLWGVEKGKNYAMLISTSCGLWRYKIGDTVMFTSINPYKFIISGRTKYFINAFGEELIQDNAEQGLAYACEKTGAQVLEYTAAPVFMDQNAKCRHQWLIEFSTPPADIHEFASILDRKLQELNSDYEAKRYKDITLQPLEIVVARQGLFNDWLKSKGKLGGQHKVPRLSNERKHIEELLALSSEDER, from the coding sequence ATGGATTTTACAGGAATAGCAAGAATGGTGTTTGCTTCGAGAGCGCGAGAGATAGAGCGCTACAACAACGAAGCAGAGGCACTGCAGAGAGCAGCGCTCAACCACCTGTTGACAAAAGCTAAGGATACGGAATACGGACGGAAACATCTCTTTGCCGCCACCCGTGGCTATGAAGACTTTGTGAAGAACACACCCGTGAACACCTACGAGGAACTGAAGGGCGACATCGACCGCATGCGCCACGGCGAAAGCGACGTGCTGTGGCCCGGACGCGTGAAGTGGTATGCCAAATCGAGCGGCACCACCAACGACAAGTCGAAGTTCATACCCGTGAGCCCCGACGGACTGAAGCGTGTGCACTACCATGGTGGCACCGATGCCGTGGTGCTCTACTTGAGAAACAACCCGCAGAGCCGCATGTTCAGTGGCAAAGGACTGATACTGGGCGGCAGTCATGCGCCCAACTACAACCTGCCGGGCTCGCTGGTGGGCGACCTCAGCGCCATCCTGATAGAAAACATCAACCCCATGGTGAACCTCTTTCGCGTGCCTGCAAAGGAGACGGCTCTGCTGAGTGACTTCGAGATCAAGCGCGACCGCATTGCCAAGGAGGCCATGAACAAAGACGTGACCAACCTGAGCGGTGTGCCCTCGTGGATGCTCTCGGTGCTGAACCGCGTGATGGAACTGTCGGGCAAGCAACATCTGGAAGAGGTGTGGCCCAACCTGGAGGTGTTCTTCCATGGTGGCGTGGCCTTCACGCCCTACCGCGAACAATACCAGCAGCTCATCACCTCGCCACGCATGCACTACATGGAGACCTACAATGCCAGCGAGGGCTTCTTCGGATTGCAGGACGATCCTGCCGACAAGTCGATGCTGCTGATGATAGACTATGACGTGTTCTACGAGTTCCAGGAGATGGGCACCGACCACATCGTGCCTCTGTGGGGTGTGGAGAAAGGCAAGAACTACGCCATGCTGATCAGCACCTCGTGCGGTCTGTGGCGCTACAAGATTGGCGACACGGTGATGTTCACCTCTATCAATCCTTATAAGTTTATCATTTCGGGACGCACCAAGTACTTCATCAATGCCTTCGGCGAGGAACTGATACAGGACAATGCTGAACAGGGACTGGCCTATGCCTGCGAGAAAACTGGGGCACAGGTGCTGGAATACACCGCCGCTCCCGTGTTTATGGACCAGAACGCCAAGTGCCGCCATCAGTGGCTCATCGAGTTCTCTACGCCACCTGCCGACATCCATGAGTTTGCTTCGATACTGGACCGCAAACTGCAAGAGCTGAACAGCGACTACGAGGCGAAGCGCTATAAAGACATCACCCTGCAGCCACTGGAGATCGTGGTGGCACGCCAGGGACTGTTCAACGACTGGCTGAAGTCTAAGGGTAAGCTGGGCGGACAGCACAAGGTGCCCCGACTGAGCAATGAGCGCAAGCATATTGAGGAATTGCTGGCTCTTTCATCGGAAGATGAGAGATGA
- a CDS encoding lipopolysaccharide biosynthesis protein, whose protein sequence is MANLKSLVKDTAIYGLSSIVARFINYLLVPIQTARFAASGGEYGVITNVYAYVSILIILLTFGMETTFFRFMNREGEQPERIYSTTLRMLATTSLLSIILVLLLIEPISSAVGYADHPEYVAVMYVTVAIDAFMAVPFAYLRYQHKPVKFAALKIINILLNISLNLLYLIILPALRLNPFGIYDEQFTLDVAFVFYINLVCTICSLLLLWKELRGFRFGFDGAACRRMLSYTWPLLIMGVAGQLNQAASQILFPYLYDGSVEEARAQLGIYGACIKIAMIMVMITQAFRFAYEPFVFGRSKDKDNRETYAQAMKFYVIFTLLAFLCVMGFIDVLKFIIGESYWEGLKVVPIVMAAEIMFGVFFNLSFWYKLTDRTIWGAYFSGFGALVLISIDVLFIPRFSYMACAWAGFVAYAASMLLSYFIGQHYYKINYPLKDISVYVVIAFIFYTFMRIASSWPLIASLAFNTLLILLFVALIVKRDLPLAGLPVIGKYFKNK, encoded by the coding sequence ATGGCAAATCTTAAATCACTTGTCAAAGACACGGCCATCTATGGTCTCTCGAGCATCGTTGCCCGTTTTATCAATTACCTTCTGGTACCCATCCAGACCGCACGCTTTGCTGCTTCAGGTGGCGAGTATGGTGTCATCACCAACGTCTATGCCTACGTGTCCATACTCATCATCTTGCTCACCTTTGGCATGGAGACCACCTTCTTCAGGTTTATGAATCGCGAAGGCGAGCAACCCGAGCGCATCTACTCCACCACCCTGCGCATGCTGGCCACCACCTCTTTACTGTCCATCATACTGGTGCTGTTGCTCATTGAGCCCATCTCCAGTGCCGTGGGCTATGCCGACCATCCCGAATATGTGGCAGTCATGTATGTCACCGTGGCCATCGATGCCTTTATGGCAGTGCCTTTTGCCTACCTGCGCTATCAGCATAAGCCCGTCAAGTTTGCCGCTCTGAAGATCATCAACATCCTGTTGAACATCTCGCTCAACCTGCTCTACCTGATCATTCTGCCTGCGCTAAGACTGAATCCTTTCGGCATCTACGACGAACAGTTCACGCTCGATGTGGCCTTTGTGTTCTATATCAACCTGGTGTGCACCATCTGTTCGCTGCTGCTGCTTTGGAAGGAGTTGCGCGGTTTCCGCTTTGGCTTCGACGGTGCAGCTTGTCGGCGTATGCTCAGCTACACATGGCCACTGCTCATCATGGGTGTGGCAGGACAGCTCAACCAGGCCGCCTCACAGATTCTGTTCCCCTATCTCTACGACGGTTCCGTCGAGGAGGCTCGCGCCCAGTTGGGCATCTATGGTGCCTGCATCAAGATAGCCATGATCATGGTCATGATCACACAGGCATTCCGCTTTGCCTACGAGCCCTTTGTCTTTGGCAGGTCTAAGGACAAAGACAACCGTGAGACCTATGCCCAGGCCATGAAGTTCTACGTGATATTCACGCTGCTGGCCTTCCTCTGCGTCATGGGTTTCATCGACGTACTGAAGTTCATCATCGGCGAGAGCTACTGGGAGGGTCTGAAGGTGGTGCCCATCGTGATGGCCGCCGAGATCATGTTTGGCGTGTTCTTCAACCTGTCGTTCTGGTATAAACTGACCGACCGCACCATCTGGGGCGCCTATTTCTCGGGCTTCGGTGCGCTGGTGCTCATCAGCATCGATGTGCTGTTCATTCCCCGTTTCAGTTATATGGCCTGCGCATGGGCTGGCTTTGTGGCCTATGCCGCTTCGATGTTGCTGTCCTACTTCATTGGCCAGCACTATTACAAGATCAACTATCCTCTGAAGGACATCTCCGTCTATGTTGTCATCGCCTTTATCTTCTACACCTTCATGCGCATCGCCAGCAGTTGGCCGCTGATTGCTTCTCTGGCGTTCAACACACTGCTCATCCTGCTATTCGTTGCACTGATCGTGAAGCGCGACCTGCCCCTCGCTGGGCTTCCTGTAATTGGCAAGTATTTCAAGAACAAATAA
- a CDS encoding Ig-like domain-containing protein, protein MIRFNNKSQRKGVFENMVIISLIFHLSLLGGVLSSCARMGSPDGGWYDDTPPRVISSSPAEHGVNVKNRKVVINFDEYIKVEDIQNKVIVSPPQLEQADIKASGRRIVVDLKDSLKANTTYTIDFSDAITDNNEGNPMGNYTFSFSTGTQIDTLEVSGYVLNAENLEPMKGVLVGLYQNFADSVIHREPMMRVSRTNGSGRFTVKGVGPGAYRIYALQDADGDFLYGQKSEYMAFSHDSIVPRCMQDVRQDTIWRDSLHIANIVRVGYTHFLPDDVTLLCFQEPQTDRFLLKTERKEPDRLGFYFTYGSDSLPVLRGLNCNLDSAVIPEYSMKNDTITYWLSDTTLVNQDTLLVEFSYLMTDTLGQLVQRTDTLEQIAKTPHAKRLKEQQKAFEKWQKEQEKRKKREEPYDTIMKPKALEVKINANQNISPLHVLRFEMPEPLARCDTGSVHLYSKIDTTWYRAPHDFRQIATRIYEMNVDWRPDTEYSLEIDSAAFEGIYGQVSKPIKQGIKVLNEDAFSTLTVEISGAEQGDSVVVQLMDTSDKVKRQSVAHGGQPAEFYYLQPGSYYLRAFIDKNGNGRWDTGRYDDDLQPEPVFYNPEIVECKAKWDVSRQWNLTALPRYKQKAPAITKQKPDKEKQLRNRNLDRAKKMGKEYTDNINR, encoded by the coding sequence ATGATTAGATTTAACAATAAGAGCCAACGGAAAGGTGTGTTTGAGAATATGGTAATCATATCTCTCATCTTTCATCTTTCACTTTTGGGTGGGGTCCTTTCTTCCTGCGCACGCATGGGCAGCCCCGACGGTGGCTGGTATGACGACACACCACCACGCGTGATCAGTTCGTCGCCAGCTGAACATGGCGTGAACGTGAAAAACCGTAAGGTGGTGATCAACTTCGACGAATATATCAAGGTGGAAGACATACAGAACAAGGTCATCGTGTCGCCACCTCAACTGGAACAGGCCGACATCAAGGCGTCGGGCCGACGCATCGTGGTGGACCTGAAAGACTCACTGAAGGCTAACACTACCTACACCATCGACTTCAGCGATGCCATCACCGACAACAACGAAGGCAACCCCATGGGCAACTACACGTTCAGCTTCTCTACCGGCACACAGATAGACACTCTGGAGGTGAGCGGCTACGTGCTGAACGCCGAGAACCTGGAACCCATGAAGGGCGTACTGGTGGGACTATACCAGAACTTTGCCGACTCGGTCATACACCGAGAGCCCATGATGCGCGTGTCGCGCACCAACGGCAGCGGACGCTTCACCGTGAAAGGGGTGGGGCCCGGGGCTTATCGCATCTATGCACTGCAAGATGCCGACGGCGACTTCCTCTACGGTCAGAAAAGCGAATACATGGCTTTCTCGCACGACAGCATCGTGCCCCGTTGTATGCAGGATGTGCGTCAAGACACCATCTGGCGCGACTCACTGCACATTGCCAACATCGTGAGGGTGGGCTACACCCACTTCCTGCCCGACGACGTCACACTGCTGTGCTTCCAGGAGCCACAGACCGACCGCTTCCTGCTGAAGACCGAACGCAAGGAGCCCGACCGGCTGGGGTTCTATTTCACCTATGGCAGCGATTCACTGCCCGTGCTGAGAGGACTGAACTGCAACTTGGACAGTGCCGTGATACCAGAATACTCGATGAAGAACGACACCATCACCTACTGGCTGAGCGACACGACGCTGGTGAACCAAGACACGCTGTTGGTGGAGTTCAGCTATCTGATGACCGACACGCTGGGACAATTGGTGCAGCGCACCGACACCTTGGAGCAGATAGCCAAGACGCCCCACGCCAAACGACTGAAGGAGCAACAAAAGGCCTTCGAGAAATGGCAGAAGGAACAGGAGAAACGCAAAAAGCGCGAGGAGCCCTATGACACCATCATGAAGCCCAAGGCTCTGGAGGTGAAAATCAATGCCAACCAGAACATCAGTCCGCTGCACGTGCTGCGCTTCGAGATGCCTGAGCCACTGGCACGATGCGACACGGGCAGTGTGCACCTCTACTCGAAGATTGACACCACTTGGTATCGCGCCCCTCACGACTTCCGACAGATAGCTACACGCATCTACGAGATGAACGTGGACTGGCGACCAGACACGGAATACAGTCTGGAGATAGACTCGGCAGCCTTCGAGGGCATCTACGGACAGGTGTCGAAACCCATCAAGCAGGGCATCAAGGTGCTGAACGAGGATGCGTTCAGCACACTGACCGTAGAGATTAGCGGTGCCGAACAGGGCGACTCGGTGGTGGTGCAGCTGATGGACACCAGCGACAAGGTGAAACGTCAGTCGGTGGCCCACGGCGGTCAGCCTGCCGAGTTCTACTACCTGCAGCCTGGCAGCTACTACCTGCGTGCGTTCATCGACAAGAACGGCAATGGTCGCTGGGACACCGGTCGCTACGACGATGACCTGCAACCCGAGCCTGTGTTCTACAACCCCGAAATCGTGGAGTGCAAAGCCAAATGGGACGTTTCGCGACAGTGGAACCTCACAGCGCTGCCCCGCTACAAGCAGAAGGCGCCTGCCATCACGAAGCAGAAGCCCGACAAAGAAAAGCAACTGCGCAACCGCAACCTTGACCGTGCCAAGAAGATGGGCAAGGAATATACTGACAATATAAATAGATAA
- a CDS encoding S46 family peptidase, whose product MKKLLFSLFIMLAVTGAKADEGMWTLYDLPQAVYEQMQGYGYQLPYDQLYKADDAIMKSVVCFSGYCSGVVVSPDGLVFTNHHCGFEAIRSHSTVEHDYMLNGFCAKSFEEELPNENMFVAFMVDQKDVTDELMKQGLADMSEKERSIFLDSIENEMSKQIKAKDSTLRLELKPFYEGNRYFATTYRDFTDLRLVFTIPKSMGKFGGETDNWMWPRQTCDFSVFRIYADPKTNGPAAYSKDNVPYHPEHWARISDEGYKEGDFSMTIGYPGSTSRYLSSYGIEERYVQNAIRAQVRGVKQEVMKRHMDGAEAVRIKYDSKYAQSSNYWKNSIGMNKCIDSIQLIQQKRDFEKALQKWQKSSGFLVGKLDFDKMNELYSQRIKLMEAFMYWTETFRRTDELSTRAMFVHNGASPVGKGKRQRITLKDNNETFDQATDCEILGTLLSNFRQQMTQKQYLSAVYALIDKQFDGDCQKYADFLYAESKLMKKGARLYPNKKSFMKDPGVWFGFELTDMMNQLREGMQKINDSIAIQERYLCDAKIRMEQDLPHYSDANMTMRLSYGQVKEYNLGGKPSGYFTSAPSIVEKMKTGNRIEDYKVEPEMIPLMESAGNMNLCFLTTNDITGGNSGSPMFDGKNRLIGLAFDGNWDSLSSDIFFDSHLARCIGVDIRYVLFMMDKWGHADRLINEMKR is encoded by the coding sequence ATGAAAAAGCTATTATTCTCTCTCTTTATCATGCTGGCCGTCACAGGAGCGAAGGCCGACGAAGGCATGTGGACGCTCTACGATCTGCCCCAAGCTGTCTATGAACAGATGCAGGGCTACGGTTACCAACTGCCCTACGACCAGCTCTATAAAGCCGACGATGCCATCATGAAGTCGGTGGTATGTTTCTCGGGCTATTGCTCAGGTGTGGTAGTAAGCCCCGATGGTCTGGTGTTCACCAACCACCACTGTGGCTTCGAGGCCATCCGTTCGCACTCCACCGTCGAGCACGACTACATGCTGAACGGGTTCTGTGCCAAGTCATTCGAAGAAGAGTTGCCCAACGAGAACATGTTTGTGGCATTTATGGTTGACCAGAAAGATGTCACCGACGAACTGATGAAACAGGGACTGGCCGACATGAGCGAGAAGGAACGTAGCATTTTCCTCGATTCCATCGAGAATGAGATGTCTAAACAGATCAAGGCCAAGGACTCTACACTTCGCCTTGAATTAAAACCTTTCTACGAGGGCAACCGCTACTTTGCCACCACCTATCGCGACTTCACCGACCTGCGTCTGGTGTTTACCATTCCTAAGTCTATGGGTAAGTTTGGTGGCGAGACCGACAACTGGATGTGGCCTCGCCAAACGTGCGATTTCTCTGTGTTCCGCATCTATGCCGACCCCAAGACCAACGGTCCTGCCGCCTATTCAAAAGATAATGTGCCCTATCACCCCGAGCACTGGGCTCGCATCTCTGACGAGGGCTACAAGGAGGGTGACTTCTCCATGACCATTGGTTATCCTGGCAGCACCAGTCGCTACCTGTCCAGCTATGGCATCGAAGAGCGCTACGTGCAGAATGCCATCCGCGCTCAGGTGCGTGGCGTCAAGCAAGAGGTCATGAAGCGCCACATGGATGGCGCCGAAGCCGTACGTATCAAGTACGACTCAAAGTATGCCCAGTCGTCCAACTACTGGAAGAACTCTATCGGCATGAACAAGTGCATCGACAGCATCCAACTGATACAGCAGAAGCGCGACTTTGAGAAAGCATTGCAGAAGTGGCAGAAAAGCAGTGGTTTCCTCGTTGGAAAGCTTGACTTTGACAAGATGAATGAGCTGTATAGCCAGCGCATCAAGTTGATGGAGGCGTTCATGTACTGGACGGAGACTTTCCGCCGCACCGACGAACTATCGACACGCGCCATGTTCGTTCACAACGGTGCATCGCCTGTGGGCAAAGGCAAACGCCAGCGCATCACCCTGAAAGACAACAACGAGACCTTCGACCAGGCTACCGACTGCGAGATTCTGGGCACACTGCTGAGCAACTTCCGTCAGCAGATGACACAGAAGCAGTACCTCTCGGCTGTCTATGCACTCATCGACAAGCAATTCGATGGCGACTGCCAGAAATATGCCGACTTCCTCTATGCCGAGTCAAAGCTCATGAAGAAGGGCGCCCGCCTCTATCCCAACAAGAAGTCGTTCATGAAAGATCCCGGCGTGTGGTTTGGTTTTGAGTTGACCGACATGATGAACCAACTGCGCGAAGGCATGCAGAAAATCAACGATTCCATCGCCATTCAGGAGCGTTACCTCTGCGATGCCAAGATTCGCATGGAGCAAGACCTGCCCCACTACAGCGATGCCAATATGACCATGCGCCTGAGCTATGGACAGGTGAAGGAATACAACCTGGGCGGCAAACCTTCGGGCTACTTCACCTCAGCGCCCAGCATCGTGGAGAAGATGAAGACCGGCAACCGCATCGAGGACTACAAGGTGGAACCCGAGATGATTCCCCTGATGGAGAGTGCCGGAAATATGAACCTTTGTTTCCTCACCACCAACGACATCACGGGCGGCAACAGCGGCTCGCCCATGTTCGACGGCAAGAACCGCCTCATCGGTCTGGCCTTCGACGGCAACTGGGACAGTCTTTCCAGCGACATCTTCTTCGACAGCCATCTGGCCCGCTGCATCGGTGTGGACATCCGCTATGTGCTCTTCATGATGGACAAGTGGGGACATGCCGACCGCCTCATCAACGAGATGAAACGATAA
- a CDS encoding RNA polymerase sigma factor — protein sequence MANEDNIIIQRVLSGDTQKFGLLVNRHGPALMTFVGRIAQQQEDAEDVVQNAFVAAYQHLMDFDPQQASLLTWLQRIAYHEALYHLRKRRRQVLLPLDVGDDVPDELPETATAEKLDEAIQKLSPEDQMLLQLYYFDERPLKEIAYITSSSSDSLNREVSRLSSRLHRIRQRLRIILTRMNNE from the coding sequence ATGGCAAACGAAGACAACATAATCATACAACGCGTTCTCAGCGGTGATACCCAGAAGTTCGGGCTGCTGGTCAACCGACATGGCCCTGCGCTCATGACATTTGTGGGGCGCATTGCCCAGCAGCAGGAGGATGCCGAGGATGTAGTGCAGAACGCCTTCGTTGCTGCCTACCAGCACCTGATGGACTTCGATCCACAGCAGGCATCGCTGTTGACATGGCTGCAGCGCATAGCCTACCATGAAGCGTTGTACCATCTGCGAAAGCGAAGGCGCCAGGTGCTGCTGCCGCTTGATGTGGGTGACGACGTTCCTGACGAACTGCCAGAGACGGCTACAGCAGAAAAACTGGACGAGGCCATTCAAAAGCTGAGCCCGGAAGACCAAATGCTCTTGCAACTCTACTACTTCGACGAGCGTCCTCTGAAGGAAATAGCCTACATAACAAGCTCATCAAGCGACTCTCTCAATCGTGAAGTCTCGCGTCTCAGCAGCCGGCTTCATCGAATACGTCAACGACTCAGAATCATCTTAACACGCATGAACAATGAATAA
- a CDS encoding aspartyl protease family protein: MTRWILLLASWLCINADAQLARYSLDFTLSRTDFVDSIAIEWDSHQVYLPVTINGRQHRFLLDTGAGQSVIFSDTQPEGCRPAGQMIAYDANNRRDTVAVVKLPPLTLGQLTLTGLQATVQQRTTSNQTIDGIIGFDLFCKGLLAKIDVANRRLILTDRKKFFDQEDGFDMRYQLHYHVPYIQVKPFGRYKERVLFDTGSRSLYIMNKESFDQGEQNNAATLVSQIEGRSEGRHAMGHFGLEKRGEVVFLHFHQLRMGSFLFADVHTITTQGGSHLGAAVLDYGTLIINPRKRRLRFQSYDGQPFVQVSNPQLEIAFIEKDGLPAVGLVWEGGTPYQLGFREGDIITQIDNRPVRSFQQFLRWAFEPGREYRFTLRDALGTQREVHWVRISK; this comes from the coding sequence ATGACACGATGGATACTACTTTTAGCGAGCTGGCTGTGCATCAATGCCGATGCACAGTTGGCTCGCTATTCGTTGGATTTCACGCTGTCGCGCACCGATTTCGTCGATTCCATCGCCATTGAGTGGGACAGTCATCAGGTTTATCTGCCCGTCACAATCAATGGCCGCCAGCATCGTTTTCTGCTGGACACCGGCGCCGGACAGAGCGTCATCTTCAGCGACACCCAACCAGAAGGCTGCCGACCTGCCGGACAGATGATTGCCTACGATGCCAACAACCGGCGCGATACGGTCGCTGTGGTCAAGTTGCCGCCACTCACGCTGGGTCAACTGACGCTGACAGGACTGCAAGCCACCGTGCAACAGCGCACCACGAGCAATCAAACCATCGATGGCATCATCGGCTTCGACCTCTTCTGCAAGGGTCTTTTGGCTAAGATCGATGTGGCCAACCGTCGCCTCATCCTGACCGACCGCAAAAAGTTCTTCGACCAGGAAGACGGTTTCGACATGCGCTATCAACTGCACTATCATGTACCTTACATCCAGGTGAAGCCCTTCGGACGCTACAAGGAGCGGGTGCTCTTCGACACGGGCAGTCGCAGCCTCTACATCATGAACAAGGAAAGTTTCGACCAGGGTGAACAGAACAACGCCGCTACACTCGTTTCCCAGATAGAAGGACGTAGCGAGGGACGCCATGCCATGGGACATTTCGGACTTGAGAAGCGCGGCGAGGTGGTGTTCCTCCATTTTCATCAGCTGCGCATGGGCAGCTTCCTCTTCGCCGATGTTCACACCATCACCACGCAGGGCGGCTCACATCTTGGCGCCGCCGTGCTGGACTATGGCACGCTCATCATCAACCCCCGGAAACGCCGCCTGCGCTTCCAGTCTTACGACGGTCAGCCCTTTGTGCAGGTCAGCAATCCCCAATTAGAGATTGCCTTCATCGAGAAAGACGGACTTCCCGCCGTAGGCTTGGTGTGGGAAGGCGGCACGCCCTACCAACTGGGCTTTCGCGAGGGCGACATCATCACGCAGATAGACAACCGCCCAGTTCGCAGTTTCCAGCAGTTCCTACGCTGGGCTTTCGAACCGGGCCGTGAATATCGTTTCACCCTTCGCGATGCCCTCGGCACTCAGCGCGAGGTACACTGGGTGAGAATCAGCAAATAG